The Thermobispora bispora DSM 43833 genome window below encodes:
- a CDS encoding purine-cytosine permease family protein, translated as MASALGNDDYAISRVPLQARYSWWSVAVQRFGQLSALSQFLLGATLGFGMTFWESFWAITFGAVILEVVAIALGVIGMREGMSTSMLARWCGFGQAGSALIGLAIGISLVGWFGIQSGVSAEGLYQLLPVMPVWAWSLVFGLAVTAIVVKGFHSMAWTAYLTVPAFMLLVAWSIGSELANHSLADLVASAPAGPRLSLLEGTTLVAGGFIVGAVITPDMTRYNRSVGDVIKQTLVGITLGEYVIGLAGVLLAHAVKSANIVTIVTSTVGLIGVLVIVTGTLKINDWNLYSSGLGVVNFIGTVFGRQANRAVVTLCVGVVGSVLAAAGILERFTDFLTLLGVTFPPIAGIMIAEYFVVRTWRRQLTATNKAGTMPAEAPRWVPATLVIWLIASAIGKFVTWGLPSINSLVAAFALYVIAGWLGLIRGYGTAHTESVESGAAQTSAPSAS; from the coding sequence ATGGCATCAGCTCTCGGCAACGACGACTACGCGATATCCCGTGTGCCGCTGCAGGCCCGCTACTCGTGGTGGTCCGTGGCCGTCCAGCGGTTCGGCCAGCTCTCCGCGCTCAGCCAGTTCCTGCTCGGCGCCACCCTCGGCTTCGGCATGACCTTCTGGGAGTCCTTCTGGGCGATCACCTTCGGCGCGGTCATCCTCGAAGTCGTGGCGATCGCGCTGGGCGTGATCGGCATGCGGGAGGGCATGTCGACCTCCATGCTCGCCCGGTGGTGCGGGTTCGGCCAGGCCGGCTCCGCGCTGATCGGGCTGGCGATCGGGATCAGCCTCGTCGGCTGGTTCGGCATCCAGTCCGGGGTGTCGGCGGAGGGCCTGTACCAGCTGCTCCCCGTGATGCCCGTGTGGGCGTGGTCGCTGGTGTTCGGCCTCGCGGTCACCGCCATCGTGGTGAAGGGCTTCCACTCGATGGCGTGGACCGCCTACCTGACCGTTCCCGCGTTCATGCTGCTGGTCGCCTGGTCGATCGGCAGCGAGCTGGCGAACCACTCGCTGGCGGATCTCGTCGCGTCCGCGCCCGCCGGGCCGCGGCTGTCCCTGCTCGAGGGCACCACCCTGGTCGCGGGCGGGTTCATCGTGGGCGCGGTGATCACCCCGGACATGACCCGGTACAACCGGTCGGTGGGTGACGTCATCAAGCAGACCCTGGTGGGGATCACGCTCGGGGAGTACGTGATCGGCCTGGCCGGTGTGCTGCTCGCCCACGCGGTGAAGTCGGCGAACATCGTCACCATCGTCACCTCGACGGTCGGCTTGATCGGTGTCCTCGTCATCGTCACCGGCACGCTGAAGATCAACGACTGGAACCTGTACTCCTCCGGCCTCGGCGTGGTGAACTTCATCGGCACCGTCTTCGGCCGGCAGGCGAACCGCGCGGTGGTCACCCTATGCGTCGGGGTGGTGGGCAGCGTGCTGGCCGCCGCGGGGATCCTGGAGCGGTTCACCGACTTCCTCACCCTGCTCGGGGTCACCTTCCCGCCGATCGCCGGGATCATGATCGCCGAGTACTTCGTGGTGCGGACCTGGCGCCGGCAGCTCACCGCCACGAACAAGGCCGGCACCATGCCGGCCGAGGCCCCGCGCTGGGTCCCGGCGACCCTGGTGATCTGGCTGATCGCCAGCGCGATCGGCAAGTTCGTGACCTGGGGTCTGCCCAGCATCAACTCCCTGGTGGCCGCCTTCGCGCTCTACGTGATCGCCGGCTGGCTCGGCCTGATCCGCGGGTACGGCACCGCGCACACCGAGTCCGTGGAATCCGGCGCGGCCCAGACCTCGGCGCCGTCGGCCTCCTGA
- a CDS encoding hydantoinase/oxoprolinase N-terminal domain-containing protein → MRIGIDVGGTNTDAVLMDGQRVLAAVKTATTRDVTSGINTALAELKRQRAFDPVAIQAVMIGTTHFINALVEAERLAPTAAIRLGLPATASLPPMVDWPERLVRAISGRYYLCHGGHEFDGRHISELREDEIRRVAEDLRRHGIRSLAISSVFSPVNAEFEQRAAEILSEELPDVAISLSSEIGRMGLLERENATIINASLRELASQIVDGLAGSLEKAGITAPLYLSQNDGTLMDVEFARRYPVATFASGPTNSMRGAAFLSGVETCAVVDVGGTTSDIGVLRHGFPREATTEVSVAGIRTNFRMPDVLSLGIGGGSRVRSGDDGVTVGPDSVGYRLTEEALVFGGSTLTATDVAVAAGRAEIGDPSLVRGLDRSLVEAALRRIAKDVEDAIERIRTSPEPLPVIAVGGGSIVLPDEIGDSGPIHRPDHFAVANAIGAAIAQIGGEVDRIYPVEPGRRQAVLDEAKQEAVDRAIASGARPGSVRIVEVDEVPLAYLPGNATRIRVKAVGELQLEAADA, encoded by the coding sequence ATGCGCATCGGAATCGACGTCGGCGGAACCAACACCGACGCCGTGCTCATGGACGGGCAGCGGGTCCTGGCCGCGGTGAAGACCGCGACCACCCGCGACGTGACCAGCGGGATCAACACCGCCCTCGCCGAGCTGAAGCGGCAACGGGCCTTCGACCCGGTGGCGATCCAGGCGGTGATGATCGGGACCACCCACTTCATCAACGCGCTGGTCGAGGCCGAGCGGCTCGCCCCGACCGCGGCGATCCGGCTCGGCCTGCCGGCCACGGCCTCGCTGCCCCCCATGGTGGACTGGCCGGAGCGCCTGGTGCGCGCCATCTCCGGCCGGTACTACCTCTGCCATGGCGGCCACGAGTTCGACGGCCGGCACATCTCCGAGCTCCGCGAGGACGAGATCCGCCGGGTGGCGGAGGACCTGCGGCGGCACGGCATCCGCAGTTTGGCGATCTCCAGCGTGTTCTCCCCGGTGAACGCCGAGTTCGAGCAGCGGGCGGCGGAGATCCTCAGCGAGGAGCTCCCGGACGTCGCGATCTCGCTGTCGTCCGAGATCGGCCGCATGGGCCTGCTGGAGCGGGAGAACGCGACCATCATCAACGCCTCGCTCCGCGAGCTCGCCTCGCAGATCGTCGACGGGCTGGCCGGCTCCCTGGAGAAGGCGGGCATCACCGCGCCGCTCTACCTCAGCCAGAACGACGGCACGCTCATGGACGTCGAGTTCGCCCGCCGCTACCCGGTCGCCACCTTCGCCTCCGGCCCGACCAACTCGATGCGCGGGGCCGCGTTCCTCTCCGGGGTGGAGACCTGCGCGGTGGTGGACGTGGGCGGCACCACCAGCGACATCGGGGTGCTCCGGCACGGCTTCCCCCGGGAGGCCACCACCGAGGTGAGCGTGGCCGGGATCCGCACCAACTTCCGGATGCCCGACGTGCTGAGCCTTGGCATCGGCGGTGGCAGCCGGGTCCGCTCCGGCGACGACGGGGTGACCGTGGGCCCGGACTCGGTCGGGTACCGCCTCACCGAGGAGGCGCTGGTCTTCGGCGGGTCCACGCTCACCGCCACCGACGTGGCCGTGGCGGCCGGCCGGGCCGAGATCGGCGACCCGTCCCTGGTCCGCGGGCTCGACAGGTCCCTGGTGGAGGCGGCGCTCCGCCGGATCGCCAAGGACGTCGAGGACGCGATCGAGCGCATCCGCACCTCGCCCGAGCCGCTCCCGGTGATCGCGGTCGGCGGCGGGTCGATCGTGCTGCCGGACGAGATCGGCGACTCCGGGCCGATCCACCGGCCCGATCACTTCGCCGTGGCCAACGCCATCGGCGCGGCCATCGCCCAGATCGGCGGCGAGGTCGACCGGATCTACCCGGTGGAGCCGGGGCGGCGGCAGGCCGTGCTCGACGAGGCCAAGCAGGAGGCGGTGGACCGGGCGATCGCCTCCGGGGCCCGGCCGGGCAGCGTCCGGATCGTCGAGGTCGACGAGGTCCCGCTCGCCTACCTGCCGGGCAACGCGACCCGGATCCGCGTCAAGGCGGTCGGCGAGCTGCAGCTGGAGGCGGCCGATGCCTGA
- a CDS encoding DUF917 domain-containing protein produces MPERLITEADLDDIAVGAAILGTGGGGDPHIGRLLAHAAVRAHGPVRLVGLDTVPDDAVTMVVAMMGAPTVMLEKVPSAEQASRAVEALAAYLGRTPTHLACAEAGGVNALVPVVAAAQLGLPLIDADGMGRAFPELQMVMPTLYGIGATPMSIADEKGNSGVFATIDNHWAERLARSATIDMGCSAMISLFPMNGEQARKALVPGTLSLCAELGRLVREERAAHRDPVAAVTERLGGVELFHGKVVDVSRRTEGGFARGEAVLDGLGGCTGERMELRFQNENLVAERDGTVVASVPDLICVLDAEAGTAITTETLRYGQRVRVIAAPCDPRWHTPEGIELVGPRYFGYDHDPVRVGMGVGA; encoded by the coding sequence ATGCCTGAGCGGCTCATCACCGAGGCGGACCTCGACGACATCGCGGTCGGCGCGGCGATCCTCGGCACCGGCGGCGGGGGAGACCCGCACATCGGCCGGCTCCTCGCCCACGCCGCGGTCCGCGCGCACGGCCCGGTCCGGCTGGTCGGCCTCGACACCGTGCCCGATGACGCGGTCACCATGGTGGTCGCGATGATGGGCGCCCCCACGGTGATGCTGGAGAAGGTGCCCTCGGCCGAGCAGGCGTCCCGGGCCGTGGAGGCGCTCGCCGCCTACCTCGGCCGCACCCCCACCCACCTGGCGTGCGCGGAGGCCGGCGGGGTGAACGCGCTCGTCCCGGTGGTCGCCGCGGCCCAGCTCGGGCTGCCGCTGATCGACGCCGACGGCATGGGCCGCGCCTTCCCCGAGCTGCAGATGGTGATGCCCACCCTGTACGGCATCGGCGCCACCCCGATGTCGATCGCCGACGAGAAGGGCAACAGCGGGGTCTTCGCCACCATCGACAACCACTGGGCGGAGCGGCTCGCCCGCTCGGCCACGATCGACATGGGCTGCTCCGCGATGATCAGCCTGTTCCCGATGAACGGCGAGCAGGCGCGCAAGGCCCTGGTCCCCGGCACCCTCTCCCTCTGCGCCGAGCTGGGCCGGCTGGTCCGCGAGGAGCGGGCCGCGCACCGGGACCCGGTCGCGGCCGTCACCGAGCGGCTCGGCGGGGTGGAGCTGTTCCACGGCAAGGTGGTGGACGTCAGCCGCCGGACCGAGGGCGGGTTCGCCCGCGGCGAGGCCGTCCTCGACGGGCTGGGCGGCTGCACCGGGGAGCGGATGGAGCTGCGGTTCCAGAACGAGAACCTGGTCGCGGAGCGCGACGGCACCGTGGTGGCGTCCGTGCCCGACCTGATCTGCGTGCTCGACGCCGAGGCCGGCACCGCGATCACCACCGAAACCCTCCGGTACGGCCAGCGGGTGCGGGTGATCGCCGCGCCGTGCGACCCGCGCTGGCACACCCCGGAGGGGATCGAGCTGGTCGGCCCACGGTACTTCGGTTACGACCACGACCCGGTCCGGGTCGGAATGGGAGTGGGGGCATGA
- a CDS encoding DUF917 domain-containing protein, with product MSYTLEREDLADLARGAALLGTGGGGDPYIGRLLVEQALREGDGKITVLDPSDLRDDDLVIPTAQMGAPTVVVEKIPHGDEPVAALRALEERLGRRADATMPIECGGINSMIPLLVAARTGLPVVDADGMGRAFPELQMETFSVYGVPGSPLAIGGENGETVIIDTGADNKRMEWLARGVTIRLGGVAHIAEYAMSGAEVRRTAVPNTLTLGLRIGRALRTARERHGDFIEALAGALEGSGYDNIRVLFRGKVVDVERRTVGGFARGHATFAAFDGPERLELTFQNENLVARVDGEVRCVVPDLICVLEAETGEPITTEGLRYGQRAVVVGISTPELMRTPEALAVFGPRAFGLDVEFEPVERLVSP from the coding sequence ATGAGCTACACGCTCGAGCGGGAGGACCTCGCCGACCTCGCCCGCGGCGCCGCGCTGCTCGGCACCGGGGGCGGCGGCGACCCGTACATCGGCCGGCTCCTCGTCGAGCAGGCGCTCCGCGAGGGAGACGGGAAGATCACCGTGCTCGACCCGTCCGATCTGCGGGACGACGACCTGGTCATCCCGACCGCGCAGATGGGCGCCCCTACCGTGGTGGTGGAGAAGATCCCCCACGGTGACGAGCCGGTCGCCGCGCTCCGGGCGCTGGAGGAGCGGCTGGGCCGCCGGGCCGACGCGACCATGCCGATCGAGTGCGGCGGGATCAACTCGATGATTCCGCTGCTCGTCGCGGCGCGGACCGGGCTGCCGGTGGTGGACGCGGACGGCATGGGCCGCGCCTTCCCCGAGCTGCAGATGGAGACCTTCTCCGTGTACGGCGTGCCGGGGTCGCCGCTCGCGATCGGCGGGGAGAACGGCGAGACCGTGATCATCGACACGGGGGCGGACAACAAGCGCATGGAGTGGCTCGCCCGCGGGGTCACCATCCGGCTCGGCGGGGTCGCGCACATCGCCGAGTACGCGATGAGCGGTGCGGAGGTCCGGCGGACCGCGGTGCCGAACACCCTCACCCTGGGCCTGCGGATCGGCCGGGCGCTGCGCACCGCCCGCGAGCGGCACGGCGACTTCATCGAGGCGCTCGCCGGCGCCCTCGAGGGCAGCGGCTACGACAACATCCGGGTGCTGTTCCGCGGCAAGGTGGTGGACGTCGAGCGGAGGACCGTGGGCGGGTTCGCCCGCGGGCACGCCACGTTCGCCGCGTTCGACGGGCCGGAGCGGCTCGAGCTGACCTTCCAGAACGAGAACCTGGTCGCCCGGGTGGACGGCGAGGTCCGCTGCGTGGTCCCCGACCTGATCTGCGTCCTGGAGGCCGAGACCGGGGAGCCGATCACCACCGAAGGGCTGCGCTACGGCCAGCGGGCCGTGGTCGTGGGGATCAGCACCCCCGAGCTGATGCGCACCCCGGAGGCGCTCGCCGTGTTCGGGCCGCGCGCATTCGGTCTCGACGTGGAGTTCGAGCCGGTGGAGCGGCTTGTGTCACCCTGA
- a CDS encoding DUF917 domain-containing protein has translation MPYHLGERDVDHLARGVTLLGSGGGGQTDTAGRLLRRTLAGDRVALLRRDELPGGDIVPVGIVGAVSAFTERLPAGGEWGPVVAAVTERTGVRPAGLMSIEAGGVNGILVFVAARELGLPVIDADLMGRALPRLDQTSTAAAGEPLTPLAIGDATGRLLILDGLSPTAAERIVRSALSEFGGWAAVALRPLPAGRLDRVAIPGSFARALRLGACHAAWHRAADPYAMAAALGARVLVLGRVVEVVRHRAGTGFGRGSVIIRATGGRTLVRLEMENEYLLALADGRPVASTPDILCVLDRATGVAISCDSVRGGAEVVVLHLPGPAFWWRPEAVGAVAPRAFGLDIDPVGPEDRR, from the coding sequence ATGCCGTACCACCTGGGGGAACGGGACGTCGACCACCTGGCGCGGGGCGTCACCCTGCTCGGCTCGGGCGGCGGCGGGCAGACCGACACGGCGGGCCGCCTGCTCCGGCGGACCCTCGCCGGTGACCGGGTCGCGCTGCTGCGCCGGGACGAGCTGCCCGGCGGCGACATCGTCCCGGTCGGGATCGTCGGCGCGGTCTCCGCGTTCACCGAGCGGCTCCCCGCGGGCGGGGAGTGGGGGCCGGTGGTCGCGGCGGTAACCGAGCGCACCGGGGTCCGCCCGGCCGGGCTGATGTCGATCGAGGCGGGCGGGGTCAACGGCATCCTCGTGTTCGTCGCCGCCCGGGAGCTCGGCCTCCCGGTGATCGACGCCGACCTGATGGGCCGGGCCCTGCCCCGCCTCGACCAGACGTCCACGGCCGCGGCGGGGGAGCCGCTCACCCCGCTCGCCATCGGCGACGCCACCGGCCGGCTGCTCATCCTCGACGGCCTGTCACCCACGGCCGCGGAGCGGATCGTCCGCTCCGCGCTGAGCGAGTTCGGCGGGTGGGCGGCGGTGGCGCTGCGCCCGCTCCCGGCCGGCCGGCTCGACCGGGTGGCGATCCCCGGGTCGTTCGCCCGCGCCCTCCGGCTCGGCGCCTGCCACGCGGCGTGGCACCGGGCCGCGGACCCGTACGCGATGGCCGCCGCGCTGGGCGCGCGGGTGCTGGTCCTCGGCCGGGTGGTCGAGGTGGTCCGGCACCGCGCCGGGACCGGGTTCGGTCGCGGTTCGGTGATCATCCGGGCGACCGGCGGGCGCACGCTCGTCCGCCTGGAGATGGAGAACGAGTACCTGCTCGCCCTCGCCGACGGGCGGCCGGTCGCCTCCACCCCGGACATCCTGTGCGTGCTCGACCGGGCCACCGGGGTGGCGATCTCCTGTGACTCGGTGCGCGGCGGGGCCGAGGTGGTGGTGCTCCACCTGCCCGGCCCCGCGTTCTGGTGGCGGCCGGAGGCCGTGGGGGCGGTGGCGCCGCGCGCGTTCGGGCTCGACATCGACCCGGTCGGGCCGGAGGACCGGCGATGA
- a CDS encoding helix-turn-helix domain-containing protein, producing the protein MRRGAPTLRELLGHPRLAAAVPLAGEDDLDRPVTGVTLIDPADTSPVQAGDIALCPAVPPGFLSGWRLDATLRRLHDQRAAALAVPVGENGALLDSTRQLARHLHLPVLGLRTAPLRWAGEAIALVHAPEVDAAEVLRRAHRALTREPMSPQEVARALSGILDRPVGVFSPDGTPTGVTPEPSPRFNPRATVAQIVTEHGRTTVAVPVPGTTVGAVDLWLAAALGQAPAYWAAAVRDVLQAGALAVQRWQAVRRVVLERDARLRAGLFSDLLEGRLGTGDVPRERASEIGWRLDGWHVAFHIAALGQVDLLRHTDAVSAAIAAEGIDAAVVERGDGWSGWTTTRDEPDQDADRELLAALRRVRRRLATRFDCAIGVGRAYLGPAGLTRSLAEAWDAARLARGRPQAGRLAHIDRLGLAQLLVAWASTETFAPTAARLLKPLESQPGDLIATLTAYLDAGGSVAETAAVLGVHRNTVTARLRRIEELLTVDLANPDDRLALHLACRVTQGRQSGG; encoded by the coding sequence ATGAGGCGCGGCGCGCCCACCCTCCGGGAGCTGCTCGGCCACCCCCGGCTCGCCGCGGCCGTCCCGCTCGCCGGGGAGGACGACCTGGACCGGCCGGTCACCGGGGTCACGTTGATCGACCCCGCGGACACCTCCCCGGTGCAGGCCGGGGACATCGCGCTCTGCCCCGCCGTACCGCCCGGGTTCCTCAGCGGCTGGCGGCTCGACGCCACCCTCCGCCGCCTCCACGACCAGCGGGCGGCCGCGCTCGCCGTGCCCGTGGGGGAGAACGGCGCCCTGCTCGACTCCACCCGGCAGCTCGCCCGGCACCTCCACCTGCCGGTCCTCGGCCTCCGTACGGCGCCGCTGCGCTGGGCGGGCGAGGCGATCGCCCTGGTGCACGCGCCCGAGGTGGACGCGGCCGAGGTGCTGCGCCGGGCGCACCGGGCGCTCACCCGGGAGCCGATGAGCCCGCAGGAGGTCGCCCGCGCGCTGAGCGGGATCCTCGACCGGCCGGTGGGGGTGTTCTCCCCGGACGGCACCCCGACCGGGGTCACCCCGGAGCCGTCGCCCCGGTTCAACCCGCGGGCCACGGTCGCGCAGATCGTCACCGAGCACGGCCGGACCACGGTCGCCGTCCCGGTGCCCGGGACCACGGTCGGCGCCGTGGACCTGTGGCTGGCCGCCGCCCTCGGCCAGGCCCCCGCCTACTGGGCGGCCGCCGTCCGGGACGTGCTGCAGGCCGGCGCCCTGGCCGTCCAGCGCTGGCAGGCGGTCCGCCGGGTGGTGCTGGAACGGGACGCCCGGTTGCGCGCCGGGCTCTTCAGCGACCTGCTCGAGGGCCGGCTCGGGACCGGCGACGTGCCGCGGGAGCGCGCCAGCGAGATCGGCTGGCGGCTGGACGGCTGGCACGTGGCGTTCCACATCGCCGCCCTGGGGCAGGTCGACCTGCTCCGGCACACGGACGCGGTGAGCGCCGCCATCGCCGCCGAGGGGATCGACGCGGCCGTGGTGGAGCGCGGTGACGGCTGGTCCGGGTGGACCACCACCCGGGACGAGCCGGACCAGGACGCCGACCGGGAGCTGCTCGCCGCGCTCCGGCGCGTCCGGCGCCGGCTCGCCACCCGGTTCGACTGCGCGATCGGCGTCGGCCGCGCGTACCTCGGCCCGGCCGGGCTCACCCGGAGCCTCGCCGAGGCGTGGGACGCGGCCCGGCTCGCCCGGGGCCGGCCCCAGGCCGGGCGGCTGGCGCACATCGACCGGCTCGGGCTGGCCCAGCTGCTGGTGGCGTGGGCGAGCACCGAGACGTTCGCGCCGACCGCGGCCCGGCTGCTCAAACCCCTGGAGTCGCAGCCGGGCGACCTGATCGCCACGCTCACCGCCTACCTCGACGCCGGGGGATCGGTGGCCGAGACCGCGGCGGTCCTCGGCGTGCACCGCAACACGGTCACCGCCCGGCTGCGCCGGATCGAGGAGCTGCTCACCGTGGACCTGGCCAACCCGGACGACCGGCTCGCCCTGCACCTGGCCTGCCGGGTCACCCAGGGCCGGCAGTCCGGCGGGTGA
- a CDS encoding class I SAM-dependent methyltransferase, whose product MTRTPYVARHRSRLGYRLAYALRHPGKVWPYLRRLTRDARLRLTTRDHISYYRAVMRADIKEMGPDAAIGSHSRRSWLRVGKMQFDYLIAHGLSPQDRVLDIGCGNLRLGWRLIHYLEPGHYYGIDISPEILLAAADTVAWYGLQAKLPYLALVDDLTFAALPDAYFTVVHAHSVFSHSPIEVIDECLRHVGRILHPDGFFDFTFDRTEKEEHHVLREDFYYRTETLVELAARYGLRAEFMADWERYRHKQSRIRVRHARRRAVGRGEGGRRPGGRAVRSPVSRPAVTGRAREAAVGGRGRPPSRSRSAALPGIPRRRVIRPAGRGRRGPGRRRCTW is encoded by the coding sequence ATGACCCGGACCCCCTATGTGGCGCGCCACCGGTCGCGCCTCGGCTACCGGCTGGCCTACGCGCTGCGCCACCCCGGCAAGGTCTGGCCGTACCTGAGACGGCTGACCCGTGACGCGCGGCTGCGGCTCACCACGCGGGACCACATCTCCTACTACCGCGCGGTGATGCGCGCCGACATCAAGGAGATGGGACCCGACGCCGCGATCGGCAGCCACAGCCGCCGGAGCTGGCTCCGGGTCGGCAAGATGCAGTTCGACTACCTCATCGCCCACGGGCTCTCCCCGCAGGACCGGGTGCTCGACATCGGCTGCGGCAACCTGCGGCTCGGCTGGCGGCTCATCCACTACCTGGAGCCCGGGCACTACTACGGGATCGACATCTCCCCGGAGATCCTGCTCGCCGCCGCCGACACCGTCGCCTGGTACGGCCTGCAGGCCAAGCTGCCCTACCTGGCCCTGGTGGACGACCTCACCTTCGCCGCGCTGCCGGACGCGTACTTCACCGTGGTGCACGCGCACAGCGTGTTCTCGCACAGCCCCATCGAGGTGATCGACGAGTGCCTGCGCCACGTGGGCCGGATCCTCCACCCCGATGGCTTCTTCGACTTCACCTTCGACCGCACGGAGAAGGAAGAGCACCACGTGCTGCGGGAGGACTTCTACTACCGCACCGAGACCCTGGTGGAGCTCGCCGCGCGGTACGGGCTGCGAGCCGAGTTCATGGCGGACTGGGAGCGGTACCGGCACAAGCAGTCCCGGATCCGCGTCCGGCACGCGCGCCGCCGGGCCGTCGGCCGTGGCGAGGGCGGCAGACGCCCCGGCGGGCGGGCGGTGAGGTCACCGGTGAGCCGGCCGGCGGTCACCGGGCGGGCGCGGGAGGCCGCCGTGGGCGGGCGCGGGAGGCCGCCGTCCCGCAGCCGGTCGGCCGCTCTCCCGGGCATCCCGCGCAGGCGGGTGATCAGACCCGCCGGAAGAGGGCGGCGAGGGCCTGGCCGCCGCCGATGCACATGGTGA
- a CDS encoding thiolase family protein, with product MESGEKILVIDGARTPVGSFGGALKDVPAHELGAIAVREALRRAGVDGSDVGEVVMGCIGQVGPDAYNARRVAVAAGLPVGTPAYTVNRLCGSGLQAVWSAAMQLRWGDIDFAVAGGDESMSRMPFYDFGARSGYKLGDRTLYDGTVMMLTDPFHNIHMGRTAEAVARKYGVSRQEQDEFALRSQRRAASPEAKAAFAEEITPVEVKGRKPYTVEADEHPRPDTTLEALARLKPVFEENGTVTAGNASGINDGAAALVLTRESVAAERGLRALVSLEAVVTAAMEPELMGYAPVLALRKLFERTGTGPKDIDVFEVNEAFAAQAVAVIRDAGLDPEKTNPYGGAIALGHPVGATGAILTLRVAKHLVRHDKELGVVTMCIGGGQALAALFRRV from the coding sequence ATGGAATCTGGCGAGAAGATCCTGGTGATCGACGGGGCGCGGACTCCGGTCGGCAGCTTCGGTGGAGCGCTGAAGGACGTGCCTGCGCACGAGCTCGGCGCCATCGCGGTGCGGGAGGCGCTGCGCCGCGCCGGCGTGGACGGCTCGGACGTCGGCGAGGTGGTGATGGGCTGCATCGGCCAGGTGGGCCCGGACGCCTACAACGCCCGGCGGGTGGCGGTCGCGGCCGGCCTGCCGGTCGGCACCCCCGCGTACACGGTCAACCGGCTCTGCGGCAGCGGCCTGCAGGCGGTGTGGTCGGCGGCCATGCAGCTCCGCTGGGGTGACATCGACTTCGCGGTGGCCGGCGGCGACGAGTCGATGAGCCGGATGCCGTTCTACGACTTCGGCGCCCGCTCCGGCTACAAGCTCGGCGACCGCACCCTCTACGACGGCACGGTGATGATGCTCACCGACCCGTTCCACAACATCCACATGGGCCGCACCGCCGAGGCCGTCGCCCGCAAGTACGGGGTGTCCCGGCAGGAGCAGGACGAGTTCGCGCTCCGCTCCCAGCGCCGCGCGGCAAGCCCGGAGGCGAAGGCCGCGTTCGCCGAGGAGATCACCCCGGTCGAGGTGAAGGGCCGCAAGCCGTACACGGTCGAGGCGGACGAGCACCCGCGGCCGGACACCACCCTGGAGGCCCTCGCCCGGCTGAAGCCGGTCTTCGAGGAGAACGGCACGGTCACCGCGGGCAACGCCTCGGGCATCAACGACGGCGCGGCCGCGCTGGTGCTCACCCGGGAGTCGGTCGCCGCCGAGCGCGGGCTGCGCGCGCTGGTGAGCCTCGAGGCCGTGGTCACCGCCGCGATGGAGCCCGAGCTGATGGGCTACGCCCCCGTGCTCGCCCTCCGCAAGCTGTTCGAGCGGACCGGCACCGGCCCCAAGGACATCGACGTCTTCGAGGTGAACGAGGCGTTCGCCGCCCAGGCGGTCGCGGTGATCCGCGACGCCGGGCTCGACCCGGAGAAGACCAACCCGTACGGCGGGGCGATCGCCCTCGGCCACCCGGTCGGGGCGACCGGGGCGATCCTCACCCTCCGGGTCGCCAAGCACCTGGTCCGCCACGACAAGGAGCTCGGCGTGGTCACCATGTGCATCGGCGGCGGCCAGGCCCTCGCCGCCCTCTTCCGGCGGGTCTGA
- a CDS encoding ArsR/SmtB family transcription factor has protein sequence MSIQDRLAAGAATWCAPLTCKPLSEDEAAEIAPLFKALADPVRLRLLSLIASHEGGEVCVCDLTVAFDVTPPTISHHLKVLRQAGLIEGDRRGTWVYYRANPEVLAKLAAVIGPAPAVQAGTA, from the coding sequence ATGTCGATACAGGACCGGTTAGCGGCGGGCGCGGCGACCTGGTGCGCACCGCTGACCTGCAAGCCGCTCTCGGAGGACGAGGCGGCCGAGATCGCGCCGCTCTTCAAGGCGCTCGCGGACCCGGTACGGCTCCGCCTGCTGTCGCTGATCGCCAGCCACGAGGGCGGGGAGGTGTGCGTGTGCGACCTGACCGTCGCCTTCGACGTCACCCCGCCGACGATCAGCCACCACCTGAAGGTGCTCCGGCAGGCCGGGCTCATCGAGGGCGATCGCCGGGGCACCTGGGTGTATTACCGGGCCAACCCCGAGGTGCTGGCCAAGCTCGCCGCCGTGATCGGCCCGGCGCCCGCGGTGCAGGCCGGGACCGCGTGA